In the genome of Desulfofarcimen acetoxidans DSM 771, one region contains:
- a CDS encoding Electron transfer flavoprotein alpha/beta- subunit produces MNIAVYVKRVPDLASVEVNALTGQVDKKRLVYITDPAALRAVEEALRIREAMKGRVTVFSVGDISVEDTLRECLGMGVDRVYRIRSSNQAEEVPPSITAHVLAQYIKANKYDLVLCGDTGSSFEIDQVPAWIAEYLALPLITAVTNLRVDEARKITAQRRLEKGKRQSLECNAPSIATVDVSINEPRECSLASWISAHQSSINTADIPPEAFRMLPACNQESGSGFEIKPLRPDQRVIFTPDNSLPAHERVSQMISGGMAEKKVSVVKSKNPAEAAESILDFLVKKDLFIRNI; encoded by the coding sequence ATGAACATAGCGGTCTATGTAAAACGGGTTCCTGATCTTGCGTCAGTAGAGGTCAATGCCTTAACCGGACAAGTGGACAAAAAACGATTGGTTTACATTACTGATCCTGCTGCTTTGCGAGCTGTTGAAGAAGCTTTGCGTATCCGGGAGGCAATGAAAGGGCGGGTAACGGTATTTAGCGTAGGTGACATTTCTGTTGAAGATACACTGCGTGAGTGCCTTGGCATGGGTGTTGACCGGGTATATAGAATCAGGAGCAGTAATCAGGCGGAGGAAGTCCCGCCGTCGATAACCGCCCATGTGTTGGCGCAATATATTAAGGCAAATAAATATGACCTGGTACTTTGCGGTGATACCGGAAGTTCTTTTGAAATAGATCAGGTTCCGGCTTGGATCGCCGAATATCTGGCTTTGCCTCTCATCACAGCTGTAACAAACCTGCGGGTAGATGAAGCGCGAAAGATAACGGCACAGCGCAGGCTGGAAAAAGGCAAAAGGCAGTCTTTGGAATGTAATGCTCCTTCTATAGCAACAGTTGATGTTTCAATTAACGAACCACGGGAATGTTCCCTTGCTTCCTGGATAAGTGCGCATCAAAGCAGTATAAATACCGCGGATATCCCACCGGAAGCTTTTCGTATGCTGCCGGCCTGTAATCAAGAATCCGGCTCCGGTTTCGAGATTAAGCCGCTGCGACCTGATCAACGCGTAATTTTTACCCCGGATAATTCATTGCCTGCTCACGAAAGAGTTTCTCAGATGATTTCCGGAGGAATGGCTGAAAAAAAAGTTTCTGTTGTTAAAAGCAAGAATCCGGCAGAAGCGGCTGAAAGCATATTAGACTTTTTGGTAAAGAAAGATTTATTTATACGAAACATTTAG
- a CDS encoding FAD-dependent oxidoreductase: MKQFDAIVVGGGPAGTTAALVLARAGMRVVVLERGEYPGAKNVSGAALYGTRLLERLHPGFWLDAPIERYITRKVLGFMSEHALTSIDFKSENMGLPPYNAFTVIRPKFDRWLALKAEEAGALIISGTVVDGLIKENGVIKGVRTRRDKGELYADIVIAADGVNSFLAREAGLQRELKANELSLGIKEIIALDRQTIEERFQLSGNEGVTHEFVGSVTGEATGGGFLYTNEDSLSIGVIMQVSSMLENRIRPYELLEKLKSHPSVRPLVRGGLAKEYSAHMIPEGGWKMFPKLFAPGLLVAGDAAGMVLATGYYLQGINYAMISGEAAAETAIEAIKKKEYSVSTLAKYELLLKEKHVLTDFKNFQNATDILNNRRFQNLYPEIICCSMEKLFAHGESSKQKLVGNLSSQVKDSKASWLKIALDLFEGGRALGW, encoded by the coding sequence GTGAAGCAATTTGATGCAATTGTAGTTGGCGGCGGGCCGGCGGGAACAACAGCCGCCCTGGTATTAGCCAGGGCCGGTATGAGAGTTGTTGTGCTGGAGCGAGGTGAATACCCGGGTGCTAAAAATGTCTCCGGTGCCGCTTTATACGGCACGCGGTTATTGGAACGATTGCATCCCGGTTTTTGGCTTGATGCGCCGATTGAACGTTATATTACACGCAAGGTGCTCGGGTTTATGTCCGAGCATGCCTTAACTTCTATTGATTTCAAAAGCGAAAATATGGGATTGCCTCCCTATAATGCCTTTACCGTTATACGGCCCAAGTTCGATCGCTGGCTGGCTCTAAAAGCTGAAGAAGCGGGAGCTTTAATCATTTCTGGTACCGTTGTAGACGGTCTTATCAAAGAAAACGGTGTAATTAAAGGTGTGCGGACACGTCGGGACAAGGGTGAGCTATATGCCGATATTGTTATTGCAGCTGACGGTGTGAATTCTTTCTTAGCCAGAGAGGCAGGATTGCAACGTGAATTAAAGGCCAATGAATTATCTTTAGGGATTAAAGAAATCATTGCTCTGGACAGGCAGACTATTGAAGAGAGGTTTCAACTGAGCGGCAATGAGGGAGTAACCCACGAATTTGTTGGCAGTGTAACCGGAGAAGCGACCGGAGGCGGTTTTTTATATACCAATGAAGACAGTCTTTCAATTGGCGTAATAATGCAAGTATCCTCTATGCTGGAAAATAGGATCAGGCCTTATGAATTATTGGAGAAGCTTAAAAGTCATCCTTCTGTCAGACCCCTGGTGCGAGGCGGTTTAGCTAAAGAATATTCTGCTCACATGATCCCGGAAGGTGGATGGAAGATGTTTCCCAAGTTATTCGCGCCGGGTTTGCTGGTTGCCGGTGATGCGGCAGGTATGGTTCTGGCAACCGGATACTATCTGCAGGGAATAAATTATGCCATGATTTCGGGTGAGGCTGCTGCTGAGACAGCGATAGAAGCTATTAAAAAGAAGGAGTATTCCGTTTCCACATTAGCGAAATATGAGCTCTTGTTAAAAGAAAAACATGTTTTAACTGATTTTAAGAATTTTCAAAATGCAACTGACATTTTAAACAACCGTCGTTTTCAAAACCTATATCCGGAAATTATCTGCTGCTCTATGGAAAAATTATTTGCACACGGTGAAAGCTCAAAACAAAAGCTGGTGGGGAATCTTTCTTCACAAGTCAAAGATTCTAAAGCAAGCTGGTTGAAGATTGCTTTGGACTTGTTTGAAGGAGGCAGGGCTCTGGGATGGTAA
- a CDS encoding electron transfer flavoprotein subunit alpha/FixB family protein codes for MGQEIWVVAEQNHADMTDLTKELLGVAKTAAQRDGIKVCAVLAGYKTEGLEKSLASYGAERVYIADHKELEHYNAKACVDTISELAKKHRPLFIICGMTFNGKDLSARLAARLKTHLFSACAALKPTDNNRFEVTGLVYNGLAMSSRIVGIDETAILGFLPKIRGLESPDDARDAELIKIETILPGDRYPRHIETVAADFREIDLTESDFVMSCGHGMCNKNSFHLIWQLAEILGATVGGSRPTVDKGWLPAERMIGMTGKTVSPELYLAFGISGAVQHIMGIKDSKYIVAINKDAQAPIMQIADLAVMGDVLEVLPALIEKIKAFALSKTRLIESEASEAI; via the coding sequence ATGGGGCAGGAAATTTGGGTTGTTGCTGAACAAAACCATGCTGACATGACTGATTTAACGAAGGAGTTGCTGGGTGTTGCCAAAACAGCGGCACAAAGAGACGGAATTAAGGTGTGTGCTGTTTTAGCTGGCTATAAAACAGAAGGCCTGGAAAAGTCACTGGCTTCTTATGGTGCGGAGCGTGTCTACATAGCCGATCATAAAGAATTAGAACATTATAATGCAAAAGCCTGTGTGGATACAATTTCAGAATTGGCAAAAAAGCACAGACCTTTATTCATTATTTGCGGAATGACTTTTAACGGGAAGGATCTGTCTGCGCGGCTGGCCGCCCGCTTAAAAACTCATTTGTTTTCTGCTTGTGCGGCATTAAAGCCCACGGATAACAATCGCTTTGAAGTGACAGGTCTGGTGTATAACGGGTTAGCTATGTCAAGCAGGATAGTTGGAATAGATGAAACTGCGATACTTGGCTTTCTGCCCAAAATCAGAGGATTGGAAAGCCCGGATGACGCCCGTGATGCAGAATTGATAAAAATTGAAACGATATTGCCGGGAGACCGTTATCCTCGTCATATTGAGACGGTAGCTGCTGATTTTCGTGAAATTGATTTAACTGAGTCAGATTTTGTTATGTCCTGTGGTCATGGTATGTGCAATAAAAACTCATTTCATTTAATTTGGCAGCTGGCAGAGATTTTAGGAGCAACCGTCGGAGGCTCCAGGCCTACCGTGGACAAAGGCTGGCTGCCGGCTGAACGCATGATTGGAATGACCGGAAAAACGGTCAGTCCCGAATTATACCTGGCCTTTGGTATTTCCGGTGCTGTCCAGCACATCATGGGTATTAAGGATTCTAAATATATTGTTGCCATTAACAAGGACGCCCAGGCACCAATCATGCAGATAGCGGATTTGGCTGTTATGGGAGATGTACTTGAAGTTTTGCCAGCTTTGATTGAAAAAATAAAAGCCTTTGCTTTATCAAAAACAAGGCTGATTGAGAGTGAAGCCAGTGAAGCAATTTGA
- a CDS encoding ferredoxin family protein, with the protein MVNVQEKLNRLRFKIDKNSHISIDKSKCVKCQSRACLFLCPAGLFLLLEAELFHNHEGCLECGTCYISCEQKAINWNYPRGGFGVCFRQS; encoded by the coding sequence ATGGTAAATGTTCAGGAAAAATTAAACCGGCTAAGATTTAAGATAGATAAAAATTCCCATATTAGCATAGACAAAAGCAAGTGCGTCAAATGTCAAAGCAGAGCGTGCCTGTTTTTATGTCCGGCGGGATTATTCTTGCTGTTAGAAGCTGAGCTTTTTCACAATCATGAAGGTTGTTTGGAATGCGGTACCTGCTATATTTCCTGTGAACAAAAAGCAATTAATTGGAATTATCCCAGAGGCGGTTTTGGGGTCTGCTTCCGGCAGTCTTGA
- the mftB gene encoding mycofactocin biosynthesis chaperone MftB (MftB, a small protein, is a peptide chaperone that assists the radical SAM enzyme MftC in performing two modifications to the C-terminal Val-Tyr dipeptide of the mycofactocin precursor peptide, MftA. MftB's role is analogous to the role of PqqD in the biosynthesis of PQQ, a cofactor that derives entirely from a Tyr and a Glu in the precursor PqqA.), with amino-acid sequence MDKVCYCLAPGYNARKESFGLLFYNTKTTKLNFVKAKGLLEQEFIINKNGVFEFPGENSAKQNTETVLKTLVKRGFLLERRLPV; translated from the coding sequence ATGGATAAAGTTTGTTATTGCTTGGCCCCCGGCTATAACGCAAGAAAAGAATCCTTTGGCCTGCTTTTTTACAATACAAAAACCACCAAGTTGAATTTCGTGAAAGCTAAAGGATTGCTTGAGCAGGAGTTTATTATAAACAAAAACGGTGTGTTTGAGTTCCCCGGTGAGAATTCTGCAAAACAAAATACAGAAACTGTATTGAAAACACTGGTAAAGAGGGGGTTTCTTCTTGAAAGAAGATTACCTGTATAA